A genomic segment from Triticum dicoccoides isolate Atlit2015 ecotype Zavitan chromosome 1A, WEW_v2.0, whole genome shotgun sequence encodes:
- the LOC119333545 gene encoding NDR1/HIN1-like protein 10, translating into MCGRDDDCYLTRDEVKYLFICFGVVAVVVLLAVLLAAFVYLRHVTITVEDASLTRFDLLTSPVTGIAYNLSLTLKVRNPNWAMSMKNVEPFVAAYRFDGQQFDRVQVAATGDKHPAGATRVYHLTSSSQGAFVSLGSAGEQEYKKESKTGTFDVEVALSRKVSYTARYTKCKIEAVCPLKLQLVKPDATTVVFQKVTCKLHKAEKNC; encoded by the coding sequence ATGTGCGGCCGCGACGACGACTGCTACCTGACGAGGGATGAAGTCAAGTACCTCTTCATCTGCTTCGGCGTCGTCGCGGTCGTGGTCCTCCTCGCCGTCCTCCTGGCCGCCTTCGTCTACCTCCGCCACGTCACCATCACCGTGGAGGACGCCTCGCTCACCAGGTTCGACCTGCTCACCTCCCCGGTGACGGGGATCGCCTACAACCTCTCGCTCACCCTCAAGGTCCGCAACCCCAACTGGGCGATGAGCATGAAGAACGTGGAGCCGTTCGTCGCCGCCTACAGGTTCGACGGCCAGCAGTTCGACCGCGTGCAGGTCGCCGCCACGGGCGACAAGCACCCCGCCGGCGCCACCAGGGTGTACCACCTCACCTCCTCCTCCCAAGGCGCCTTCGTGTCGCTGGGCAGCGCCGGCGAGCAGGAGTACAAGAAGGAGAGCAAGACGGGGACGTTCGACGTGGAGGTGGCGCTGTCCCGCAAGGTGAGCTACACGGCGCGCTACACCAAGTGCAAGATCGAGGCCGTCTGCCCGCTCAAGCTGCAGCTCGTCAAGCCCGACGCCACCACCGTCGTCTTCCAGAAGGTGACGTGCAAGCTACACAAGGCCGAGAAGAACTGCTAG